Genomic window (Rutidosis leptorrhynchoides isolate AG116_Rl617_1_P2 unplaced genomic scaffold, CSIRO_AGI_Rlap_v1 contig537, whole genome shotgun sequence):
AACAGACAATTAGGaaacaaaaaattacaaaaatagcaTAACATTACAACAACAAGAACGAATCTATTTAGATTGATGGGAAGGATACTGGTTCATCAATGACGTCTTGCCAACCCTGAGTTTAACAACAAAAGCATATGAGTCACCATGAAACCAAAAGACGTGCATAAACATATGTTGATAAATACATGAGCATAAGTCAAAAGAGAGAGAATGTCGCGACAATCCCTAGAAATTAGATAATACGAACCCACTATCGCCGAGAACGATGACCTTGAGCAAAGTACGCCTACGCATTGCCATGGATGAAGATCAAGCCAAAATTCCAATCTACTCTACAATAATTTAGAAAGAGAAGGATATTATTATCAAAGATGACTTTCTTAATTATCGTTTTCAGTGCTTATAGACGCATAAACACGGCggagatgatgatgatggatggatGGATGTAATTTTTCCGATTTGATGCAGAAAGGTGTTCGTTGTTTGATTAGAAAGAAAGAGAAAGGAAAATAGAAAAAGGGGCGCCAATTTCGATTGCTTTCTTTCTCATATTATGTATGATCTGGATTTGTAATTTGTAAATTTTCTTTGCCTCTGTAAACTAATCAGCTTGTTAAAATAATAATGTGAAAGCTGGCCAGACGGTCCCCAAACTATAACAAAGCTTAGAGATAGACCCCCCAACTTAGTAAATAATGCATCTAGTtccttcaattttttttattttttatgttcCTTCAATTTATCATTCCTAGACACGAAATATGTATATTATATGAACCAGATCTGAAAATATTCTGCGTTTGCCTCAAAAAATAGAAAATATTTTGTTTCATTACACTCATTTGATAAATTGGGTTTTAGTTTCGTAACCAATGTCTAAATCATGGAACTACTGCTTTAACCCTATATGAAAACATGTATTATTTCCGTCTCAAAATAGATGCAAATTATTCCATACGATTTGTATTGAATCAACAATTTAGATTTGGATTtttcaatcaattttttttttgttagatAGAATTCGGGACTTTACATTGTTATTCTCAAATTAGATGGTTTGAAATTCATGATTGGAATTTGGTAGTCGATGATAGTTTGTTCTTTAAAAGAAAATTGAGTAAAAAATTTGCCAATTTAATCCGAATATTTAATTCGGTTCGATTTTTTCATATTAACAAACTATTGATTAAATaaatatcaataaaattaaaaatttagacGGAGGGGAATAATAATCTACATAAAGAATCTTAGGATGCCACTGCCACATGATACGTTTTTAGAATCTTTAGtacattatattaataaataaaagtgtcACATGGACAACAAAGACAAGAATCCGACGGCGAGTACTGCATATCATAGAAGATAACGTTGGGAAGGATGAAAGGTAAAAAACTACTTTGGGGGGTTGTTTAAAGAGAGTTTCACAATACAGGGACTAAATTTATGTTTCCTCAATTATTCTAAACGCACGTGTGTAAATAGCTGAGCGCGGACGCCGTCGTTTCGTTCATTGATGCAAATTGTTATATCCCGGTGGCTGGAGATGGAGAGTGGAGGCGCGAAAAAACCCGAAGCGGCGGTGCTAAAGCAGTGGTGAGCTATACTGTTCCAGTTCAGTTCACTGTTATACTAAGACGCTAAAAGCAATGTCCGAACAAGCCGAAAATTTGTCCGAAAACAGTGAAGCCATAGCCAACTTACACTCTCTAATCGAGTCTCTGCGTTTCAGAGTTCAggtatcttcttcttcttcggttttgataaAGTAAAAGACAAAGTCTGGAATTTGATGTTTGCACTGATTTAGTCATAAATTTTTGGTGCATTTACAAGGAACTAGAGGCTGAAAATGCAAAGCTTTCCACTCTTATCTCCAATTGTCACTGTCATAAGGTTTGTATTACTCCGTATCAAGTTTTTAGTTTTCTTAATCTCTTACCATTGTCTTTACATTTATATTCATTCCTGGAATGCATTCTGGTTTTTTATGCTAGAAAAACAAGGAAAAGTAATTTTCATTTGGAGTATTTCCTTGTTAATATGGAATGAAGCATGTCGTTCCTTTTTGCAGATGACAGGCGGAGAGGACGTGGGTGTGCAAACAAAACTTACAAAAACCCGAGACAGTAAGACCAAATTGAAGAAAGCAACAAAAGTGACTTCAGGTCTGCTTCTATGTGAAACACGACTTTGTAATTGTTTTCTCGAGTACATCCATGAAGTGGCTATGATGGTCATGAATTTAATTAAGCGTACTTTTATGTTATGTATTTGACTTGATAATTGCATTTCACGGTCTCTGATTTTTGTTTTAAAGTCTTTGATGACATATTTTTCTTCTTGCCAGAGAGGCACAGTGGTGTACTAGCACTTGTACATTCTCCTTTTCGGGTAACTACTTTGTGGTGTGCAGTCTACTCTAACTAATTCACTTTCTTTTTGTAACAGGTTGCAATACCAATGCCATAAAACACCTGCCCAAGAGATATGTTGCTCTAAAAGTTATGTATTTTGGTCAGAGGTACATGCTTCTGCTGTTGGTATTTTTCTATTAGCAAATATTTTTTCCCCCTTGGTTGATATGTATTCATGAAAAGTAGCTTTCCTTCCAGTGCTTCACTCTGTAAAGCACATAAGTAATGGATAGTTGATTTCAATAGGAAAAAGATTCGGCTTAGTTGAGATAATATTGTCCAGACATGGTCGATAAAGAACAATTTAATTCAGCTCATTAGGATCTTTTCCCCTACTAAACTGCGGTTGCACAACTCCAATCTAAGTCGGGCGATATTCTCCCCGAACATGTTGAGCCCTCTGGGGGAAGAAAATCTCTGGAAACAGCCATTCTTGATTCCTTTTGCCATTTCTTTAGTAGCTTGCTAGGAGATGTCAAATATTGCTTACTTTTCAGAATGCTGTATGCATATTCTTTCAAACTCTTTGTTACAAAACTTCTAGATTTTAGTACCACTGAACTCCAAATCTGCAATTTGATATAGTGTTTAAAATCGGGAGTTTTTATATGCAGTTCGAATTGCATCTTTCCTTTGCGTCtgaaaagcaaagtctgtaaattgATATCTTCATTTCGTCTCTGATGAACATTGTTTCTGACCCATGCATCTACTATAATATACAAATACTTGATGGTCTTAAAAGTTATTTTGTGTCCTATGATGCAGATTTTATGGCTTTGCTTCAGAGGCACATATGGATCCAACAGTTGAGGTTTAGTACTCCTTTTATCTCTTTCTGTATTCAGTTTACAAATATGATTTCAATAAAAATGCATAAACTTCATTATTACCTGAAATATGTCGCTATAAACCAGTACAAATCCTCAATTTGATCTGTAGTTTGTCCTTGCGAAGTTTCAGTAGTTGAAATCTGATTTAGCCTATTAACATTCGAAGGATTTGGGAAACTTATGGCGCTGTGCAAATTTATTATATGTTGGTCTAGTTTGTTTTTCTTTATTACCTGGTTAGATCATTATTAAACACTAGTTTGTTACTTTTTCATCAGAAAGCAGAGATTTATGTCTAGGTTGATAAAATACAAGATTATCAGTGTGTCGTTATACTACAGTGAGGCAAGAATTTAGAAGTAAAATTTTCAGTGTTCGATCAATTAACTTGTTATAAAAAAGTTACTTAATTTGTCTCTAAATCTACATCATAGTATGTTTTTTGATCTATTTCTCCAAACAATAATCAATAATGATTTGATTTTTTCTGAATAGATTGAGTTCTCCTGCAGTCTGAAATTTTCAAAGCTCTTGAGAAGACGAGGCTATTAGTTGATGGCAAGAAAGAATCACAGTACTCAAGGTGCGGCCGGACAGACAAAGGTGTTTCCTCTGTGGGGCAGGCAAGTTAAGTAGATGGATAAGAACCCTTTTAATATATCTCTCATTGCTTAGAGTATGCATTTATCAATCGAAAAGTACATTTTTGGACATTGAAACCAAGACTACGTTAATTCTCAGCATCCTCATTTGAAACGAAAAATATTAACTGAAATACTTATAATCAGTATAAGGAGCTGCCGAAATCACTAGGTAAAAATTTCTTATGGAGATTCTTCTTCCTTGGCATTGGTATCTGAAATTAATGCTCGAGGTTCATTTATCTAATCGTGATACTTGTCTGAAAATAAGTTGATCGATTTCTATAATTACATGTCTGAAAACAATATGTTTATACTTGGTAAGACATGGGTTTAGAGAATTTTGGAGTGAACTTTGGTTCTATAAAGTTCTACAATCCATTTCCAGGACTACTAGTCTGAAAATAATATGTTCATCAGTATGAAAATCTAAAATGGTATAGTATATGGCACTAGCTAGCCAGTTAAAGAAGTCCTCAAAGACTATCAGTAGGCAGTGCTTATTCTCTCTTTAGCTGTAAATAATTGTAGTGTTTGTTACTTTTGAGCTATGTTTATTTGGATTTGAACATGATTGATGCAGGTGATTGCCTTATTTTTAAGATCGAAACTAAAGAATACAGATGCAGGCAACAAAAACTCAGAACAAGATGGTTCAGGAGAAAATACTGGTTAGCCAAATTCATCTACTTTACTGGACTATTTTCTATGTACATAATTTATTGTAGGTTTCCTATGTATAACATAGCCGTAGAAGTGATAATTCTCGAGTATTTGCTATGGTCCATTCTATATATCTATTACGATGTATATTATTGCATAATCATGATTGCTACGACGAAAGGAAAATCCTAAAAAGTGCTACAAAATCCCAAATGTAACAAAAGGCTTGAAAAATTGTTAAAAGAGTGCCTTTATgatgatgtaatttttttttttttatttaattgaaGTGATCATAGAATTTCCCTGAAATTTGCAGATCTGCATTCATAAGTAATGACTTGAAGGTATAAAAACAATGCATGTGCAAGTTAGGTTGGAGAATTTTTTTTTATGGGTAACCACAGCTTGACCCAGGCACGATATTTGAGTGCAAATGCTCTAGTCCTGGTTAATTGAGAGCCATATGTTTGATTAAAATGAAACTGAAAGATCTTCACCTCAACTCTGACCATCATGTTCCTTTTTTTTTTTCCCCCCTAACCAGACGGAGAAATTGACTACGTGGGAGTACTGAATCAAGTCCTTCCCAAAGACATACGAGTTATAGGGTGGTGTCCTGTTCCAATTGGTTTTCATGCCAGGTTTTTGACCATTCGTGGATATTTTTTCTCTAGCTTTGTTTGATGATGACCTGATTCTGTTCAACTAAAAAAATAATGTGTAATTATCAGTTTCCAACTGTAAGGTTAGACATCAGCATGGAACGTTCatggtgtttttttttcttttttttctgtgaTTATTATGTTTAGTATTCTTATATGCTTTACTGAATTTGTTGCTCTGATCAACAAATGCAGATTCAGCTGTTTGAGTAGGCAGTATAAATATTTTTTCTGGAAAGAAAATCTCAATATTTCAGTACGGACATTATTTTTCCCCCGGCTTCTATTTTCTAATCCGTTTACAGTGTTATTTCTACTCATTAGGCACATCACTGactccataacttcttcattgttgCTATAGGTTATGGAGAGTGCAGGTAAGAAACTTCTGGGGGAACATGATTTCAGAAATTTCTGTAAGATGGATGCTGCAAATGTGCACAACTACAGGCGGCATATCTCATCTTTCAAAATCTTGCCTTCTGATATGAGGTTAACTGCTGGAAActtgacattttttttttatttactgaTTTTGTTGTGGTTGTCATTGCTTTTGTCATCATGAGAGCGGTTGCCATCTTAATTTTAAATATCAACTTCTTATTCATGGTGTGTAATAGTGGGCAAGGCACTGTTGTATAACGGAGCCGTTAAAGGTGAACAGCGTTTACTACGCCCGGGTTTGGGAAACCCGGGTCTCTTAAtcctgattaattaaggctaaacccGGGAATGCCAAAACCGGATCCACCTATGCCCGGGAATGACAAACCCGGGTCCGGGTTTGCCATTCCCGGAACTAGGCGGATCCGGTTTTGGCATTCCCGGCTCAATTTATTCCGTGAATCCCATTCCCGGGACACTTTTCCTATATAACCCACCCCGTAGCTCATACATTTTCACAATCTATCTCATCTTTTTCTCAAAATCTCTCAATATCAAAATTTAGTGtttccttttcttattaatttttttttttattaaatatgtcttcatatttaaatttatattggaAGAGTTCTATACAATATGTCGATGGCAAGATCGTTGTATGCAGCGTTCCCGACGCAACGTATAAGCTCGAAGATAGGTTTAGTTATGATGATTTTTCCAAGATAATGTGTGTTTTTGCCGGAATTGAAAGAGAGGCGATGGAATTGAGGCTAATCTACGTATACGCCGTTGATAATGGTGATAAGCGCTGTATTGTCattaatgatgattccacattgtcATTGATGTATGAACATCAATCTTGGAGTCGGGACTTGTTCATAAGTCACATCCCGATTCATAATTCGGGTGGAACATCCTGTCCCAATGCTGGGGGGGAGTCCAGTACTAGGCCTCGCGGACGGCGGGGATACGGGCCCTCCGACGAGGATTACATTGTTCCTCGCGTCGCAGATTATCACGTCTTCAGCATTATGGATGGACCTGATGAGATAACAAACCGCCGAATGCCTGCTTGTCCAGATTTATACAATGGTGACCCTAGCACCATAAAGCTGGGAACACATTTTTCGAACAAGGAAGAACTTCAGGGTGCGATAGCCCTTTGGTCAACTAGGCGTGGAGCAGAGCATCGCACTACGTTATCAGATAGGACGAGATGGGCGGCAGAATGTATAAATCGTCCGAACAGACGTACTAACGCACCGTTCAATGGTACTGTATGTAACTGGAGGATCCGTGCTTCTTATAAGGTAGAATATCGTACTTGGCAAATTACAGTGTGGTGCGAGGGGCATAATTGCGACGGTACAAACAACGAACGGGATGACCGAAATATATCGCAGAATCATGTTGCCTACGTCATAACTTCGAAGATTCGCGAACGCCCAAATTATCCAATCAAATCCATCATCGATGATTGCGAAGCAGTATtcggctgtagaattggccggaaaAAAGCTTGGGACGGCAAGCGGGTTGCTCTGAATCAGGTATACGGAGATTGGGAAACGAATTTTCGTCAACTGCCCAGTTACATGCGTGCTTTAGAACAGTGCAATGACGGGACGAAAGTCCAGTGGAAGTTTAAGAAAGAAGACGGTGTCGTAAATAGCCGGAGGAAGATTTTCAGGTACGAACTATGTTCACTGTACGTGGTATATGTCTGGAAAATAGATTTTTATGCTTTATGTTCATTTTTTCAGATACGTATTTTGGCATTTCGGTGCCACCAAACGGACATTTGAGCACAGTCACCCTGTGGTTACCGTCGACGCAACGCATCTTAAAGGGGCGTACAAGGGTAAGGCGATCGTCGCGCTGGTGAAGACTGCTAACCAAAGAGTCGTGCCAGTCGCATATGCCGTAATAGACGAAGAGTCGACCCACAGCTGGTACTGGTTCttgaaatatttaaaaat
Coding sequences:
- the LOC139884333 gene encoding uncharacterized protein; its protein translation is MSEQAENLSENSEAIANLHSLIESLRFRVQELEAENAKLSTLISNCHCHKMTGGEDVGVQTKLTKTRDSKTKLKKATKVTSGCNTNAIKHLPKRYVALKVMYFGQRFYGFASEAHMDPTVESEIFKALEKTRLLVDGKKESQYSRCGRTDKGVSSVGQVIALFLRSKLKNTDAGNKNSEQDGSGENTDGEIDYVGVLNQVLPKDIRVIGWCPVPIGFHARFSCLSRQYKYFFWKENLNISVMESAGKKLLGEHDFRNFCKMDAANVHNYRRHISSFKILPSDMRYKGNGIYFMEIKGSAFLWHQVRCMVAVLFMIGQGLESPEVIDALLDTDRTRRKPQYIMAPEIPLVLQSCHFVDLNFICSSGIHLVNECQNYQLHATIFHEAVLNCLPPLNGFYSKSMQSRPTRKKASHVPLMSRPTETSYEERRAKFTQEHRLKELNLLVTSS